The window ACAGATGGGGAGTATATCGACAGAATATACACGTGTATAGATCACGTTACTCCTAAGTGCGGAATAGTGAACACCTGTATTTGAAGTACTTATATTAGTACAATATATTCTAGGTGACTCACAGACAGGTATTATATCGACAGAATACACAGGTGTACAGGTCACATGACTCACAACACAGAGTCTATCGATGAAATGCATACCTGTACAGATCGCATTATTCCAAAAATAGAAAAGTATACAGGTGAAACATGCTTTTCGCTGTTTGAGCTATTTTCTAGACTCCTAGCTCATTTGCATCTGATAAACTTATGCATTATGATACATTGCTAATTCAACCCAACATTCCTAAAAGTTTTATCAGTACAACACATTAATTTAGTCTAACCTAAAACAAGCATCAGCTAACACATTAATCCAGTTTTTCGGCAGgaaagaaaaattaaatttgaagcATTTTCAAATACAAGTTTAGAGTACTAAGATATTATCAAACTAGCAGTGAAGTCAAGCATGTAACCCAACATTCATcagtcattatatatatatatatatatatatatatatatatatatatatatatatatatatataatatatatatctatatgtgtAGAATATCAAATGTCTTGTTGAAAGGTGTATAAACGACTGCCTAAAGCGCTTGTTTAAATAAAAGGCTTTGTTCAAGTTTTGTTTTCCCAAGGTCAGAGTTAGACATGTACAGACTACATGGCATCACAGCCATCTTGTCTAACTTAAAATACAGTCGATACTGATAACATATCAACGactgttttttgtttattgtaaagGGCAAAAGTAAATAgataactttgtcagcagttAATTGAAACCTTCTTATTTTATCTTTGCATTAGATGAAAAAACCCGAACTGaaagtttttacattttcacAGTCAACACGCCtgattttacagtttatttttcaataacagATAAGTCTGAGTTTTTAGTAATGCTCCTCTAATGAATGTTATAATATAGATTTGAACTGGGAATTTCTTTAGCCGTAAAAATGACCTTGAATCTTTCACTTTGGCTCAATGCCAAAAAATTAATTCTTAGTTAATCTCTGttacaggttgacttgcaatcaaattcacattacagttatttggtatcaaaagattcaccaggCCGTACTCTGTTGGGTTgttggtacaaaatatgtggaaatgtgattacaagctcttgcaagctcaaaaatgaacagttaatctccgccatcacgaaaccgcagtagtttggaatctctttatttcgatgacgtactcaaacattgtactttaataaaaaagaaCTAACTTATTAAGTATCTCAACAGTCTCATTGCTAGCTCCTTACAAACTAATCTCAAACATGTACATCGAGGATAACTTTTGTACGACAGCAACGATTTACATCATCGATACAATAAGAACATCAAATGCTCAACCAGAGattctttaaatatttattcaagGAACTcggataaaaatatttaaaatgatgCTTTTCTTAGAAGACAACAAAAAGACTGCAATGAATTTAGTGTTTGAGAACAGGATATGTAACAGGTAAATGTTTGTGATATGCCGAGACCCATTTTTTTGAGCCACCATTTCATAAAAAAGGTTTCATGAATTGCCATAATGCTTTTTTGCTCATCATTTAATATTCTGACCTAAAAACAATAGTTGATCATATCAACACATACATATTGTTAGTCATATATGAACTCAATGAAACTGCAACCTATAACTCACCAAAGTTAACAAAATCTTCTTTTTGCAACTGCGTGGCCTGATCGATCGTAGAGGAATAGTTATAAACTCCCTTCTTAGTTTTAGAGGATGGTCGTATCAAGTCATCAAATTCTCTTCCGACGAGTATAGGCCGATAGGTATTGCGTACCAGGTCTCTTCCTAAGTCATCATTTATACCCGTTCTCCACTGGCTCCACTGATTCAAAGGATCCTTCTCAGCTCGCCCTCGCTGCCAAGTAAGAAACATGGCCAAGGTTACTCTAGCAGAGTTATTAGTAGTCACTGACAGGACAGCTTATGATATGAGCTACAGACTATTTATGCAGGCTTGGCTTATGTAATGGTAATAGAATCAATAAGATTTTCTGATTTACGTGCATCATTATCTTGTGTAGCAAAATATCTTTGCTTTCTGCAAAAGAACGCAAGTGCCGAAAAGGCTCATTCAAACAAGAGTAAGTGTAACCTGTAGATAATATTCTTTTATGTAAATTGTGCCCTGCACAGAGAGCACAACTTTaaagaaaatagataataaaCCAACAAACACTAATCAATGAACTTTTTTCTATATAGATATGACAATGAATTTTACAATATGCACAAACACCAACTCAACTTAGCCAGCCAAGGATTTTAGTTTTGCCAGAGCTAAAGCAACCTCACTCAGGTCTTTCCTGTAATACTTTTTTCCACATTTCTGTAATATATCCCTTACCAGAAAACATGgaaataaattgttaaaaaatgcaaaagtcAGCATATCAGTAGCAAGAGTCACCATATCAGTAGCAAGATTCACCATATCAGTAGCAAGAGTCACCAAATCAGTAGCAAGAGTCACCAAATCAGTAGCAAGAGTCACCATATCAGTAACAAGAGTCACCATATCAGTAACAAAAGTCACCATATCGGGAGCAAGAGTCACCATATCAGTAGCAAGAGTCTCCATATTAGGAGCAAGAGTCACCATATCAATAGCAAGAGTCCCCATATCAGTAGCAAGAGTCACCATATCAGTAGCAAGAGTCACCATATCAGGAGCAAGAGTCACCATATCAGGAGCAAGAGTCACCATATCAGGAGCAAGAGTCACCATATCAGTAGCAAGTGTCTCCATATCAGGAGCAAGAGTCACCATATCAGTAGCAAGAGTCACCATATCAGTAGCAAGAGTCACCAAATCAGTAGCAAGAGTCACCAAATCAGTAGCAAGAGTCACCATATCAGTAGCAAGAGTCACCATATCAGTAACAAGAGTCACCATATCAGTAGCAAGAGTCACCATATCAGTAGAAAGAGTCACCATATCAAAAGCAAGAGTCACCATATCAGTAGCAAGAGTCACCATATCAATAGCAAGAGTCACCATATCAGTAGCAAGAGTCACCATATCGGTAGCAAGAGTCACCATATCAGTAGCAAGTGTCCCCATATCAATCGCAAGAGTCACCGTATCAGTAACAAGAGTCACCATATCAATAGCAAGAGTCACCATATCAGTAGCAAGAGTCACCATATCAGTAGCAAGAGTCACCATATCAGTAACAAGATTCACCATATCAGTAGCAAGAGTCACCATATCAGTAACAAGAGTCACCATATCAGTAGCAAGAGTCACCATATCAGGAGCAAGAGTCACCATATCAGTAGCAAGAGTCACTATATCAGTCGTAAGAGTCACTATATCAGTCATGAGAGTCACTATATCAGTCATGAAAGTCACTATATCAGCATCTCTCACCGAGTGTGACTGAGTGACTCTATTCGGAGACCGAGCATGATTGGCTGATTTGCTTCTCTTGTTTCTCTCTCCTTTGCGTGGCCTTCGCTCTTCTCTACTATAGTGGGGAGTGTGTGCTGCTGCTGCTGCTACGTAGAATGGTGCTTCTCTCCTACCATCGTACATTTGATTGGGCGGTGCTGGTGGTAACAGATATTCTCCAGCATACCCCATAGCAAATGGAGGTGGACCTGTAATACCATATCCTCCTTTTGTGATATTGACCAATAAAAATTATCTTGATACATGGTATATACGATTCTTTTGTGAGAAGCTTCTGGCAGTCAATGAGTTATTACTCAAATAATATTTACGATTGTAGAATGTTAATCTTGGTGAAGTGGTCAGCATAAAAGAGTTGGTCGGTGTTTAGGATTTGCTTTACAAAGCATGTCCTTTAGATCTGTGGCTGAGGGCTTTTCAAGGGCGACTCACCTCTTTCTCTAATACCTTTTGACTAGAAGGTACCTCCTTGATAAACTCACTAGTTCTAAAGAGACTTCGGTGGCCGTTAAACGCTCTAGGCATATGCATCTTAGGCTAAGAatttttgaaatattgtttGGTTTCCTTCAAACTATGAAATCATCAGCTACATAACCGGTGGTTATTTGCTAAGAGGACCTTGTCTATGGCTAGATGTCTGTTACATAAAGCTGCAGTAATGTTACAAAAGGCAGTCGATTTGACCAGCCAACACGTGTCAGCTATGATTCTGATTGGCTGAATTTCCTTTCCTTCAGGTTACTCCATCAGCTCTTCAACTTTCCTTTCAGGTTAAAAGAAACCTCACAGGCAATTATATGTTCATCGATGACATATTCTCATTATTTTTATGGCACAGACAATCCTTGTGCAGCTGATACGTTTTCAATTTGACTTAGCTGGTTGTTTGTATAGATGATGCGCAAGTGAACACAACTCTATCACTGGCAAGCACATTTTCACACAACATGGCTGCTAAGGAGTTTCTCTAAACATTTCACAAAAGCTTAGCTTTTAATACTTATTACATCGTCTGCAATGCGCACATTGTTTTGGCTGTCTGCCCACTTTTTAATATCAATCAACCAATAAATCAATCAACCAATGTACCAGTCAattaatcaatcaatcaatcaacaTCAACCATTCTAAATCAGCAAATTTGTAATCACTTTTAATACAGATAGCAGACTTGAGAAAACATGAAAACCTTCTAAAAGCAATCTCCCTGGTTTAATGTAAGTACAGACGGTGATAATGTTTCGCGACAGACAAGACTTACCGAAACCAAGCCTGTTCATAGCTACTCGGTATTGTCGAGTCACCAGCTGCCACACCTTTCAATCTCTACACTAGTACTTCAGCCTCTCACTATGAGGGTCCAACATAGGTTTCACATTTCAATGTCTTCAGACGGGTGAATAAACATGCCCGCATACAAAAGGATTAGTGAATCACAGGCTGAAAGCCTTTATGAAGCTCTACTACAGCCTGAAAGCTCTTTACTAATACAGTACTGTGATCAATAATGAGCCATTGTGTGGAAAGTTATTATCCTTTACGAACACAACAGCTAATGAATATTGCTGGAGGGGGACACAACTCCCAGTAATATCTGCATTATTTATGCTGATGAATTAGACACATTAGAGATTTGGCACCACTGTTTGGACTGAAAAGAAGAATAACAGTGGAAAGAGTTTTTGAACTTGaaaataaacaacaaaaatcAACTCGATGAGCTGGTCAGTTTTTAGAGCAACTCATCATACATTATAAGTTTGTATCGAAATCCAAAAATTAGTAATCACATTTGAGATGATCACAATGTTGTTAAGACATTAAATGTTAGCTGGCaattatgattttattaataacatgaaaaaagctataataatgatacaagaGAGAGATAATAAAGAAAGAGATTTAGATAGCTTCAGACATGCAAATCATTAAATGTCTTCTTGGcataaagttataattttagaatatactataaaaatatctataatataatatatatagaaattaTCTGTggaaaatatttagaaaaagcTTTATAGTACACTTGGTAGAAAATAAATCACAGAAATCTATTTGGTagaaaatgtctaaaatgaataaaataatagatGAAGGAAATTGTAAGAAGTCATGTGGAGCTTGTCCAAGTCTGAGCTTGAGCTTCACGTAGAGTAACAAGGTCACTACTTCCTGCATTCGACCTTACTGAAGGTCAGGGTTCTAAATATATGACTGATGACTTCTTCATCAACAtaatttgtgctaaatgcacaAGTACGGATAAGTTGGCGTGTCAGTATGGCGCAAAAATAACTTTCTTGTTATTCATTACAATTTCTTTCCTGTTCTCTTTGGCAGTGCGTCTTGGGAGTTGTTTACCCTTGAGCTTGCTAGGCCTGCAAATCTCTTGTAAAAGATTTAACCTCTTTCTACAAAGGAAAAAGCTAATTGAAACAGATTGAAAGCTGGTTTAGTTACTCACGGCTcaatttttgaataaatgtttttgttcCGAATCGCTAAAGTTTTATATTAGATATTCCTTCAGAGAAACTATGAAATTAATTGCAACCATGAACTTAAAATTTCCCTTATTGCTCTGGTGTCATGATTAGATAAAAGCAAAGCCATCAATAGCAAGAACTCTAGCCTGTAACAGATACACAGCCTTAGGAACTCTTGTTAAAAATTGAATCTCTACTTAAAGCCAtgtaacaattattttgttagAGAGGGTATCGTATATACAGCTGTTGGAGCCTTGCATTTGAAGCTATAGAGAATATGTTTAACCCAAAATGTACTATGTATTACttaaagtaatatattatttaatgtataaaataacaaaactatAGGCTACTATAATTTTGACATATGTAATTCTCTGTTTGTACTTCAAAAACCTTTAGCAAAATTTTTTTCACACAAGCAATGGCTTCTCTTCGCAGTGTAAATTTGCCGCTACAAACAGAAATAAGCCTACCTTAACCGCATGTTAAAGAGCCTAGCGGAAGTTATAGTGAGGCCCCGGTAGATGCTTGCACTGCAGACTGTTTCTACGCCTTCCGCTGTCTATATAGTCAGCGATCTCTCTTAACCTGAACGCCAGTCTAAGCTGTATCAGTGCCTGCTGCCCCGGCGTATCTTCTTGCACAAGCACGATCAGTTGGGGTTGAGTTATAGCTCTCCATTGCTTTCCCAATACCTTCTCAGACCCTAGTTTACACATTCTATCCTGTAAGTTGAGTATACGCCTATCTTAGCTGTGAGTTTGATTTGATATGGAATGCCTCACGAATGTttctagaatatatatatactgtatatacttctGCACTGGAATCATAACTTTGCCCTTTATGTGAACTCAAATACAATGCATCCGTCAATATTCATCAGAATCCCTGCTTTCCAATAGGCTATTCGTTACAAAACCTCTATTATAGGTTGTTATTGTTTACATACATCACATGTCTTCACAATAGCAGTCCATTCAACCAATCAGAAAGGAGCACCCTGCATCGATACACTGGCCTATCAAAGGCACGTGAACCTGGATGGTTAACTAGGTGCTCAGGTACCTAATTACGTGTACACCTACACCTGCTGAAACTgtcaacagaaatcaaataaatagttcCTTAGTTGGCCCATCTAAAAGAATGTGAGGAATTTGAAGAATGTAAGGAAGTAGTAAACCATTGCACTGTCCGACCTCAGTTTTGGACCACGGTTCGGTTTGTTTCGAGAGGCTCTTGAAAAGGCCTCTTGCTTGAATTCTGAAACTGTTTTTTTCGCtacaattaatttaaataattataattcgTTCCTAGGcttaaaaaaagaataaaacatTCTCATATCCTTTCGCACCATATACAGTAGCCGATCCTACAATGTGAATAACAAGTATGAGGAAGGTATACATTacgggagcgtctactgtactttaTGTAAGCTAGTAATTCATGTCAACTTTTCTGAACTCTTTGAACTTTTCATAAAAACTATTGAAGATGAACATCCGAAAAAAATTtgagtatattttatcagagtttatcagtatttttgtatcattggcgattgttttttatgtttgaggtgatctggttgccaggatgtttcatgattaatgtcgataaaacttgatcgtggttaacaCAGTCAGTTCaatcgaaagtgtgattatgacgtctataatagttgcaaagagacggacagaatagagacgtgtatCACTAttacttgaacacaatagcc of the Watersipora subatra chromosome 4, tzWatSuba1.1, whole genome shotgun sequence genome contains:
- the LOC137394677 gene encoding uncharacterized protein; this translates as MNRLGFGPPPFAMGYAGEYLLPPAPPNQMYDGRREAPFYVAAAAAHTPHYSREERRPRKGERNKRSKSANHARSPNRVTQSHSRGRAEKDPLNQWSQWRTGINDDLGRDLVRNTYRPILVGREFDDLIRPSSKTKKGVYNYSSTIDQATQLQKEDFVNFGIPRAQLSVPATNRRVREDFSDDSDSESDVPFYSINRLPGDVRRGGPYPIQQPIGRPSRRDHSSERYERSRGQHRHLSPEIIVRNGSHGLYR